One window of the Streptomyces asoensis genome contains the following:
- a CDS encoding SRPBCC family protein: MTETLGSAKSATSAADTAGKAAGGNPLSGIAHSEAADRLKEEVQEYLAAQATRLLSGVGHKLGDTTAKLNDIAEGNSPGFAKLALEGGKKVAEGKGPLRTALELGASRAKDKVTGAFKSLGGKGGKGKKSAGKKPTVIMETIDVGVPLRTAYDQWTQYQDFSTFAKGVKSANRADDTTSDWQAKVFWSNRSWKAKTTEQVPDDRIAWTSEGAKGTTKGVVSFHELGENLTRILLIIEYYPTGLFEKTGNIWRAQGRRARLDLKNFARFITIKGEAEDSWRGEIRDGEVVTSHEDAVAQEDEENEENEENGEPEEGAEARDAEDTAPEDDEEYEDEGPYAEDEEVEDEEAEPEGEYEEEDEAEEGEPAAAEDEYEEYDEEEPEEEPEEEPRAEDARGKGRTRR, encoded by the coding sequence ATGACCGAGACCCTCGGATCCGCCAAGTCCGCGACGTCCGCGGCTGACACCGCCGGCAAGGCGGCAGGCGGCAACCCGCTCTCCGGCATCGCTCACAGCGAGGCCGCCGACCGGCTCAAGGAAGAGGTACAGGAGTACCTCGCCGCGCAGGCCACGCGCCTGCTGTCCGGCGTCGGCCACAAGCTCGGCGACACCACGGCCAAACTCAACGACATCGCCGAGGGCAACAGTCCGGGCTTCGCCAAACTCGCCCTCGAGGGCGGCAAGAAGGTCGCCGAGGGCAAGGGACCGCTGCGCACCGCGCTGGAGCTCGGCGCCTCGCGGGCCAAGGACAAGGTGACCGGCGCGTTCAAGAGCCTCGGCGGCAAGGGCGGCAAGGGCAAGAAGAGCGCGGGCAAGAAGCCGACCGTGATCATGGAGACGATCGACGTCGGCGTGCCGCTGCGCACCGCCTACGACCAGTGGACGCAGTACCAGGACTTCAGCACCTTCGCCAAGGGCGTCAAGAGCGCGAACCGCGCCGACGACACCACCAGCGACTGGCAGGCGAAGGTCTTCTGGTCCAACCGCAGCTGGAAGGCGAAGACCACCGAACAGGTGCCGGACGACCGGATCGCCTGGACGTCGGAGGGCGCCAAGGGCACGACGAAGGGCGTCGTCTCCTTCCACGAGCTCGGCGAGAACCTCACCCGGATCCTGCTGATCATCGAGTACTACCCGACGGGTCTGTTCGAGAAGACCGGCAACATCTGGCGCGCCCAGGGCCGCCGCGCCCGCCTCGACCTGAAGAACTTCGCCCGCTTCATCACTATCAAGGGGGAGGCGGAGGACAGCTGGCGCGGTGAGATCCGCGACGGCGAGGTCGTCACCTCCCACGAGGACGCGGTCGCCCAGGAGGACGAGGAGAACGAGGAGAACGAGGAGAACGGCGAGCCCGAGGAGGGCGCCGAGGCGCGGGATGCCGAGGACACCGCCCCGGAGGACGATGAGGAGTACGAGGACGAGGGCCCGTACGCCGAGGACGAGGAAGTCGAGGACGAGGAAGCGGAGCCCGAGGGCGAGTACGAGGAGGAGGACGAAGCCGAGGAGGGCGAGCCGGCGGCCGCCGAGGACGAGTACGAGGAGTACGACGAGGAGGAGCCCGAGGAGGAGCCCGAGGAGGAGCCCCGGGCCGAGGACGCGCGAGGCAAGGGCAGGACCCGGCGATGA
- a CDS encoding gas vesicle protein, giving the protein MSMPSRMPEPYGQSGGANLADILERVLDKGIVIAGDIRINLLDIELLTIKLRLIVASVDKAKEMGIDWWEDDPALSSGARRNELSRENAELRERLARLEELELSRAPKETRALKEGRAAPRESRSPRETRAPRAGRAPKEGRTPSEGRAPKDVREESP; this is encoded by the coding sequence ATGAGCATGCCGAGCCGGATGCCGGAGCCGTACGGCCAGAGCGGCGGAGCCAACCTCGCCGACATCCTGGAACGCGTCCTCGACAAGGGCATCGTCATCGCGGGCGACATCCGGATCAACCTGCTCGACATCGAACTGCTCACCATCAAGCTCCGCCTCATCGTCGCCTCCGTCGACAAGGCCAAGGAGATGGGCATCGACTGGTGGGAGGACGACCCGGCTCTTTCCTCCGGCGCCCGCCGCAACGAACTGTCGCGTGAGAACGCCGAGTTGCGAGAGCGGCTGGCCCGGCTGGAGGAACTGGAGCTGAGCCGCGCCCCGAAGGAGACCCGTGCCCTGAAGGAGGGCCGTGCTGCCCCGAGGGAGAGCCGCTCCCCGAGGGAGACCCGCGCCCCGAGGGCGGGCCGTGCACCGAAGGAGGGCCGCACCCCGAGTGAGGGCCGTGCCCCGAAGGACGTCCGAGAGGAGTCACCATGA
- a CDS encoding GvpL/GvpF family gas vesicle protein, whose translation MTGLRYVYAVCHPLGAPLQTALSGVAGDPPRLLTHRGLIAVVSHVPERDFAEEPLRRRLEDLDWLTETARAHQQVIDALTAVTTPLPLRLATVFRDDSGVRVMMEEREEDFRRVLDRLAGRVEWGVKVYVEPEAQAEQAVTKPASGRDYLMQRRTKARAHDDTWQRAERFAGSLHEKLSAHADDARLHPPQNSALSKASGQNVLNAAYLVPRAESEEFVEMVDRTKGEESGMRVELTGPWAAYSFVESAGEPREDA comes from the coding sequence ATGACCGGACTGCGTTACGTGTACGCCGTCTGCCACCCCCTCGGCGCGCCCCTCCAGACCGCCCTGTCGGGGGTGGCGGGCGATCCGCCCAGACTGCTCACCCACCGCGGCCTGATCGCCGTGGTCAGCCATGTTCCGGAGCGGGACTTCGCCGAGGAGCCGCTCCGCCGCCGTCTGGAGGACCTGGACTGGCTGACGGAGACCGCCCGCGCCCATCAGCAGGTGATCGACGCCCTCACGGCCGTCACCACCCCGCTGCCGCTCCGGCTCGCCACGGTGTTCCGGGACGACAGTGGCGTCCGCGTGATGATGGAGGAGCGCGAGGAGGACTTCCGGCGCGTCCTCGACCGGCTCGCGGGGCGGGTCGAGTGGGGGGTGAAGGTGTATGTCGAGCCCGAGGCGCAGGCCGAGCAGGCGGTGACGAAGCCCGCCTCGGGCCGGGACTACCTGATGCAGCGGCGCACGAAGGCCCGGGCCCACGACGACACCTGGCAGCGTGCCGAGCGGTTCGCCGGAAGTCTCCACGAGAAGTTGTCCGCGCATGCCGACGACGCCCGCCTCCATCCGCCGCAGAACTCCGCCCTTTCCAAGGCGTCCGGACAGAATGTGCTGAACGCCGCCTATCTCGTTCCGCGCGCGGAGTCCGAGGAATTCGTGGAAATGGTGGACCGCACCAAGGGGGAGGAATCCGGAATGCGTGTGGAACTCACGGGGCCATGGGCGGCCTATTCCTTCGTGGAGTCCGCCGGTGAGCCGAGGGAGGACGCATGA
- a CDS encoding gas vesicle protein yields MTVVERREVALVDLLDRLLAGGVVITGDITLRIADVDLVRIDLNALISSVNEQVPSPWGESL; encoded by the coding sequence ATGACAGTGGTGGAGCGCCGTGAGGTCGCCCTCGTCGACCTGCTCGACCGGCTGCTGGCCGGCGGGGTCGTCATCACGGGCGACATCACGCTGCGCATCGCGGACGTCGACCTCGTCCGCATCGACCTCAACGCGCTGATCAGCTCGGTCAACGAGCAAGTACCGTCGCCATGGGGGGAGTCGCTGTGA
- a CDS encoding gas vesicle protein K, whose translation MTERRNHLDLEPDTVERDLVKLVLTVVELLRQLMERQALRRFDTGDLDEEQEERIGLTLMLLDDRMTELRERYGLRPEDLNLDLGPLGPLLPRE comes from the coding sequence GTGACCGAACGCCGAAACCATCTCGACCTCGAGCCCGACACCGTCGAGCGAGATCTGGTGAAACTCGTCCTGACCGTCGTGGAGCTGCTGCGCCAGCTGATGGAACGGCAGGCGCTGCGCCGCTTCGACACGGGCGATCTGGACGAGGAGCAGGAGGAGCGGATCGGGCTCACCCTGATGTTGCTCGACGACCGCATGACCGAGTTGCGCGAACGCTACGGACTGCGGCCCGAGGACCTGAATCTGGACCTCGGGCCGTTGGGACCGCTGCTTCCCCGGGAGTGA
- a CDS encoding class I SAM-dependent methyltransferase — MPKAQETAVYTHGHHESVLRSHTWRTAANSAAYLLGSLKPHMKILDIGCGPGTITADLAALVPDGHVTGVDHAPGILEQARATAAERGLTNIDFAVADVHALAYPDDTFCVVHAHQVLQHVGDPVQALREMLRVTKPGGYVAVRDSDYAAMTWHPASSGMDDWLDLYRRVARANGGEPDAGRRLKSWALTAGFTDITATSATWTFSTAEERAWWSGLWADRTVASAYAERATQGGHATAEELREVSEAWREWGRREDGWFSVLHAEILCRKAI; from the coding sequence ATGCCGAAAGCGCAGGAGACGGCCGTCTACACGCACGGACACCACGAGTCGGTGCTGCGTTCGCACACCTGGCGGACCGCCGCCAACTCCGCGGCCTACCTGCTCGGTTCACTGAAGCCCCACATGAAGATCCTGGACATCGGCTGCGGTCCGGGCACCATCACCGCCGACCTGGCCGCCCTGGTCCCCGACGGACACGTCACCGGCGTCGACCACGCGCCGGGGATCCTGGAGCAGGCACGGGCCACGGCCGCCGAGCGGGGTCTGACCAACATCGACTTCGCGGTCGCCGACGTGCACGCCCTGGCCTACCCGGACGACACCTTCTGCGTCGTCCACGCCCACCAGGTGCTCCAGCACGTGGGCGACCCGGTGCAGGCGCTGCGCGAGATGCTGCGGGTGACGAAGCCGGGCGGCTACGTCGCGGTCCGCGACTCGGACTACGCGGCGATGACCTGGCACCCCGCCTCGTCCGGGATGGACGACTGGCTGGACCTGTACCGCCGGGTGGCCCGGGCCAACGGCGGCGAACCGGACGCCGGGCGCCGGCTGAAGTCCTGGGCGCTGACCGCGGGGTTCACCGACATCACGGCGACCTCCGCCACCTGGACCTTCAGCACCGCCGAGGAGCGGGCCTGGTGGAGCGGCCTGTGGGCCGACCGCACGGTGGCCTCGGCGTACGCGGAGCGCGCCACGCAGGGCGGGCACGCCACGGCGGAGGAACTGCGCGAGGTGTCGGAGGCCTGGCGGGAGTGGGGGCGGCGGGAGGACGGCTGGTTCAGCGTCCTGCACGCGGAGATCCTGTGCCGAAAGGCCATCTGA
- a CDS encoding histidine phosphatase family protein — translation MRLLLVRHGQTPTNVDYLLDTAVPGPGLTELGAQQAAALPQALAGEDIEALYASTLVRTQLTAAPLAAARDLDVLVRDGIREISAGDLEMASGNSEHGEIYLRTVFAWAAGDVELRMPGGESGTEFLARYDAVVAEAAASGAGTVAMVSHGAAIRGWAATRADNVDVPFAAANRLANTGTVILEGSPADGWKALSWAGATVVPAGEGGPAGQPVAGAGG, via the coding sequence ATGCGACTGCTGCTCGTCCGCCACGGCCAGACCCCCACGAACGTGGACTACCTGCTCGACACCGCCGTCCCCGGCCCCGGCCTCACCGAACTCGGCGCACAGCAGGCCGCCGCCCTGCCGCAGGCCCTCGCCGGCGAGGACATCGAGGCCCTCTACGCCTCGACTCTCGTACGCACCCAGCTCACCGCCGCCCCGCTGGCCGCCGCCCGCGACCTCGACGTCCTCGTCCGCGACGGCATCCGGGAGATCTCCGCGGGCGACCTGGAGATGGCGTCCGGCAACTCGGAGCACGGCGAGATCTACCTGCGCACGGTGTTCGCCTGGGCGGCGGGCGACGTCGAGCTGCGCATGCCGGGCGGCGAGAGCGGCACCGAGTTCCTGGCGCGGTACGACGCCGTGGTCGCCGAGGCCGCGGCGAGCGGCGCCGGGACCGTCGCGATGGTCAGCCACGGCGCCGCGATCCGCGGCTGGGCGGCCACCCGCGCCGACAACGTCGACGTGCCCTTCGCCGCGGCCAACCGCCTCGCCAACACCGGCACCGTCATCCTCGAGGGCTCCCCGGCCGACGGCTGGAAGGCCCTGTCCTGGGCGGGAGCGACGGTCGTGCCCGCAGGGGAGGGCGGCCCGGCGGGGCAGCCGGTGGCGGGGGCCGGCGGCTGA
- a CDS encoding ABC-F family ATP-binding cassette domain-containing protein, with the protein MGHLEAAHLEYYLPDGRALLGDVSFRVGEGAVVALVGPNGAGKTTLLRLISAELKPHGGTVTVSGGLGVMRQFVGSVRDETTVRDLLVSVATPRIREVAQAVDKAEHALMTVDDEAAQLQYAQALSDWAEVRGYEAETLWDMCTTAALGVPYDKAQFRLVRTLSGGEQKRLVLEALLRGNDEVLLLDEPDNYLDVPGKRWLEERLKETRKTVLFVSHDRELLSRAAEKIVSVEPGPAGADAWVHGGGFATYHEARRERFARFEELRRRWDEKHAQLKKLVLSLRQAASISHELASRYQAAQTRLRKFEEAGPPPEPPREQDITMRLKGGRTGVRAVTCKGLELTGLMKPFDLEVFYGERVAVLGSNGSGKSHFLRLLAGDTVAHTGEWKLGARVVPGHFAQTHAHPELLGRTLLDILWSEHSQDRGAAMSRLRRYELTQQAEQTFDRLSGGQQARFQILLLELQGVTALLLDEPTDNLDLESAEALQEGLEAFDGTVLAVTHDRWFARSFDRYLVFGSDGRVRETAEPVWDERRVERAR; encoded by the coding sequence ATGGGACACCTGGAAGCCGCGCACCTCGAGTACTACCTCCCCGACGGGAGGGCGTTGCTCGGCGACGTTTCCTTCCGGGTGGGCGAAGGGGCCGTGGTGGCGCTGGTCGGACCCAACGGCGCCGGCAAGACGACCCTGCTGAGGCTGATCTCGGCCGAGCTGAAACCGCACGGCGGGACCGTCACCGTGTCCGGCGGTCTCGGCGTGATGCGCCAGTTCGTGGGCTCCGTGCGGGACGAGACGACCGTCCGCGACCTGCTGGTGTCCGTGGCCACGCCCCGTATCCGTGAGGTCGCGCAGGCCGTCGACAAGGCCGAGCACGCGCTCATGACCGTCGACGACGAGGCCGCGCAGCTCCAGTACGCGCAGGCCCTCTCCGACTGGGCCGAGGTGCGCGGGTACGAGGCCGAGACGCTCTGGGACATGTGCACCACGGCCGCGCTCGGCGTCCCCTACGACAAGGCCCAGTTCCGCCTCGTACGCACCCTCTCCGGCGGCGAGCAGAAGCGGCTCGTGCTGGAGGCGCTGCTGCGCGGCAACGACGAGGTGCTGCTGCTCGACGAGCCGGACAACTATCTCGACGTGCCCGGCAAGCGGTGGCTGGAGGAACGGCTGAAGGAGACCCGCAAGACGGTCCTCTTCGTCTCCCACGACCGCGAACTCCTCTCCCGCGCCGCCGAGAAGATCGTCTCCGTCGAGCCCGGCCCGGCCGGGGCCGACGCCTGGGTGCACGGCGGCGGCTTCGCCACCTACCACGAGGCCCGCCGCGAACGCTTCGCCCGCTTCGAGGAGCTGCGCCGCCGCTGGGACGAGAAGCACGCCCAGCTGAAGAAGCTGGTCCTGAGCCTCCGTCAGGCCGCCTCCATCAGCCATGAGTTGGCCTCCCGCTACCAGGCCGCCCAGACCCGGCTGCGCAAGTTCGAGGAGGCCGGCCCGCCGCCGGAGCCGCCCCGCGAGCAGGACATCACGATGCGCCTCAAGGGCGGCCGTACGGGCGTGAGGGCGGTCACCTGCAAGGGACTCGAGCTCACCGGTCTGATGAAGCCGTTCGACCTGGAGGTCTTCTACGGCGAGCGGGTCGCGGTCCTCGGCTCCAACGGCTCGGGCAAGTCGCACTTCCTGCGGCTGCTGGCCGGCGACACCGTGGCGCACACGGGGGAGTGGAAGCTCGGCGCGCGCGTGGTGCCCGGGCACTTCGCCCAGACCCACGCCCACCCCGAGCTGCTGGGCCGCACCCTCCTGGACATCCTGTGGAGCGAACACTCCCAGGACCGGGGCGCGGCCATGTCCCGGCTGCGCCGCTACGAGCTGACCCAGCAGGCCGAACAGACCTTCGACCGGCTCTCCGGCGGCCAGCAGGCCCGCTTCCAGATCCTGCTGCTGGAACTCCAGGGCGTCACGGCGCTGCTCCTCGACGAGCCGACCGACAACCTCGACCTGGAGTCCGCCGAGGCCCTCCAGGAGGGCCTCGAGGCCTTCGACGGTACGGTCCTCGCCGTCACCCACGACCGCTGGTTCGCCCGTTCCTTCGACCGTTACCTGGTCTTCGGCAGCGACGGCCGGGTCCGGGAGACCGCGGAGCCGGTGTGGGACGAGCGGCGCGTGGAGCGGGCCAGGTAG
- a CDS encoding DUF6158 family protein: MDEHDERGMTMTGVDPDRLDDQQLMKELETIHRTRHDTLLYGSNDALRAHNGRMAQLEGEYLRRNPRRFVSPGRTRDGARERAVGAEGVRSHQAPATGTPVGKWGPGTTSGPGGA; the protein is encoded by the coding sequence ATGGACGAACACGACGAGCGGGGCATGACCATGACCGGAGTCGACCCGGACCGGCTGGACGACCAGCAGCTGATGAAAGAGCTGGAGACGATCCACCGCACGCGCCACGACACCCTGCTGTACGGCTCGAACGACGCCCTGCGCGCCCACAACGGCCGCATGGCCCAGCTGGAGGGCGAGTACCTGCGCCGTAACCCGCGCCGCTTCGTCTCCCCGGGCCGTACCCGGGACGGGGCGAGGGAGCGGGCCGTCGGAGCCGAAGGGGTCCGCTCGCATCAGGCTCCGGCCACGGGCACTCCGGTCGGCAAGTGGGGCCCGGGAACGACGAGCGGCCCCGGCGGGGCCTGA
- a CDS encoding type 1 glutamine amidotransferase domain-containing protein, protein MRIAFLTAPEGVEQVELTDPWQAAVDAGHEPVLVSTGSGEIQAFHHLDKADTFRVDEVVGEVSAESFGGLVLPGGVANPDFLRTDGKAVAFVKDFFEQGRPVAAICHAPWTLVEADVVRGRVLTSWPSLATDLRNAGATWVDEQVRICDHGPNKLVTSRKPDDLKAFCEAFLDVFTQEAR, encoded by the coding sequence ATGCGCATCGCGTTTCTGACGGCACCCGAGGGCGTCGAGCAGGTCGAACTCACCGACCCCTGGCAGGCGGCGGTGGACGCGGGCCACGAGCCCGTTCTGGTGTCGACCGGGTCCGGCGAGATCCAGGCGTTCCACCATCTCGACAAGGCGGACACGTTCCGGGTGGACGAGGTCGTCGGTGAGGTGTCCGCGGAGTCCTTCGGCGGGCTGGTCCTGCCGGGCGGCGTCGCGAACCCCGACTTCCTGCGCACCGACGGCAAGGCCGTGGCGTTCGTCAAGGACTTCTTCGAGCAGGGCCGCCCGGTCGCCGCGATCTGCCACGCCCCGTGGACCCTCGTCGAGGCGGACGTCGTACGGGGCCGTGTGCTGACCTCGTGGCCGAGCCTCGCGACGGATCTGCGCAACGCGGGCGCCACCTGGGTCGACGAGCAGGTGAGGATCTGCGACCACGGCCCCAACAAGCTCGTCACCAGCCGCAAGCCGGACGATCTCAAGGCCTTCTGCGAGGCGTTCCTGGACGTGTTCACACAGGAAGCGCGCTGA
- a CDS encoding DUF2795 domain-containing protein, translating into MQRGSDRLSVHRDDEMKHELKGLLRSGHPTRVEEWHDPEPSAEDDPDIWGGPVVPGSSRATLETVRLELARTLGRSSFPAGAGALAVGLRRKNAPDALVEAVRQLPGKDRYANAQELAEALVGNGR; encoded by the coding sequence ATGCAGCGAGGCAGCGACCGGCTGAGCGTGCACCGGGACGACGAGATGAAGCACGAACTGAAGGGCCTGCTGAGGTCCGGACACCCCACGCGGGTGGAGGAGTGGCACGACCCCGAACCGTCCGCCGAGGACGACCCCGACATCTGGGGCGGGCCGGTGGTGCCCGGGAGCTCCCGGGCGACGCTGGAGACCGTGCGGCTGGAGCTGGCGCGGACCCTGGGACGGAGTTCCTTCCCCGCGGGCGCGGGCGCGCTGGCCGTGGGCCTGCGTCGCAAGAACGCGCCGGACGCGCTGGTGGAAGCGGTGCGGCAACTGCCGGGCAAGGACCGCTACGCCAATGCCCAGGAGCTGGCCGAGGCGCTGGTCGGGAACGGCCGGTGA